One genomic segment of uncultured Tolumonas sp. includes these proteins:
- a CDS encoding type IV pilin protein: MRKLAGITLIELMIAVAIVAVLAGVAYPSYMRHILTSHRTEASSTLIRLANLEERYYLDNNQYGSLFQLGLTATSAATYTTTNGYYTITIATPTTSTYTLTATASGTQASDSDCVTYTLTQNGTKTSSSSSSCWN, translated from the coding sequence ATGCGTAAATTGGCAGGGATCACGTTGATAGAATTGATGATTGCAGTAGCGATTGTCGCTGTGTTGGCTGGAGTCGCATACCCTAGTTATATGCGGCATATTTTGACCAGCCACAGAACTGAAGCTAGCTCTACATTGATTCGTTTGGCTAACTTAGAGGAGCGTTATTATCTCGATAATAATCAATATGGAAGCTTGTTTCAGCTAGGGTTAACGGCGACATCTGCGGCCACTTACACCACCACAAATGGGTATTACACAATAACCATTGCAACGCCAACGACATCCACATACACCTTGACTGCAACAGCCAGCGGTACTCAGGCCTCGGATAGTGATTGTGTCACATATACACTCACTCAGAATGGTACCAA
- a CDS encoding GspH/FimT family protein — translation MRQFIVSSAVEQESSSLYNAIHSARSQAIALNQDVVICYANTSNTCVTTGINHLLMFVDKDKNGSLNTGNADPDVVLLTGGTINSSVVISTTQSNYRFTQEGVLRSSGTLTLYNNDYSCTARKIIASLSGKAQLCDNNKAGVGGCPTGSYCP, via the coding sequence ATGCGGCAATTTATCGTGTCATCAGCTGTTGAACAGGAATCTAGTTCTCTATATAACGCAATTCATTCTGCTCGTAGCCAAGCTATTGCATTAAATCAGGATGTTGTTATTTGTTATGCAAATACGTCTAATACATGTGTCACAACAGGGATTAACCATCTATTGATGTTTGTCGATAAAGATAAAAATGGTTCTCTAAACACCGGTAATGCCGATCCTGATGTTGTTTTATTAACCGGTGGCACAATCAACAGCAGTGTAGTAATAAGCACAACCCAGTCTAATTACCGGTTTACGCAAGAAGGCGTTTTACGTAGTAGTGGGACTCTGACGTTATACAATAATGACTATAGTTGCACTGCCCGTAAAATTATTGCGTCGTTATCAGGTAAAGCGCAGCTTTGTGACAACAATAAAGCTGGGGTTGGCGGCTGCCCGACTGGCAGTTATTGCCCATAG
- a CDS encoding phosphatidylglycerophosphatase A, whose product MAKLEKHHKSRDALERLNWRNPLHWLATGFGSGLSPFAPGTFGTLAAIPFYWLMSYLPLSVYIAVTVVAAVAGIWICQSATKAIGQDDHGSIVWDEFVGFWITMIAAPKGLLWLLAGFLIFRFFDIIKPWPIRWLDRYVKGGLGIMVDDVLAGVFGLAVMQLLGYFLI is encoded by the coding sequence ATGGCGAAACTGGAAAAACATCATAAGAGCCGTGATGCGTTAGAGCGCTTAAATTGGCGTAACCCGCTGCATTGGTTGGCCACTGGTTTTGGTTCGGGTTTATCGCCGTTTGCCCCAGGCACTTTCGGCACCCTCGCTGCGATCCCATTTTATTGGCTGATGAGCTATCTGCCGTTATCCGTTTATATTGCGGTCACCGTTGTGGCTGCAGTTGCCGGCATCTGGATCTGTCAGTCAGCGACCAAAGCGATTGGGCAAGATGATCATGGCTCTATTGTCTGGGATGAGTTTGTCGGTTTTTGGATCACCATGATCGCTGCTCCCAAAGGGTTGCTCTGGTTACTGGCTGGTTTCCTGATCTTTCGCTTTTTTGACATCATCAAACCATGGCCGATCCGTTGGTTAGACCGCTACGTTAAAGGCGGTTTAGGCATCATGGTTGATGATGTGTTGGCGGGCGTATTTGGGTTGGCGGTGATGCAGCTGTTAGGCTATTTTCTTATATAA
- the thiL gene encoding thiamine-phosphate kinase, whose protein sequence is MGEFELIQHYFAAQVAARADVELGIGDDCALLNVPAGECLAVSTDTLVSGVHFFADVDPVALGHKVLAVNLSDLAAMGAQPRWVSLALTLPNTDEHWLAGFAQGFHALAAQHHVSLIGGDTTRGPLSITVSIKGSVPATQALRRSGAKVDDQIYVSGRLGAAALAVQQRLHYLSIDAEALRPCQLRMEYPQPRCELGLALRDIASSALDLSDGLAGDLMHILRASNVAAKIELTDLPIDLAVNQSVTPEQALQLALGGGDDYELCFTAPPEQENTIQNLAETLDLPLTRIGTIITGAPKIFWYHHGNSVELHINGWEHFHHGETGKTS, encoded by the coding sequence GTGGGTGAATTCGAACTGATCCAACATTATTTTGCTGCTCAGGTTGCGGCACGTGCCGATGTGGAATTAGGCATCGGTGATGATTGTGCGTTGCTCAATGTTCCGGCTGGTGAATGTCTGGCGGTCAGTACCGATACGCTGGTCAGTGGCGTGCATTTTTTTGCTGATGTTGATCCGGTCGCATTAGGGCATAAAGTGCTGGCAGTTAACCTTTCTGATCTGGCAGCCATGGGTGCGCAACCACGCTGGGTTTCACTGGCGCTCACACTGCCGAATACCGATGAACATTGGTTGGCTGGTTTTGCGCAAGGCTTTCATGCCTTGGCTGCACAACATCATGTATCACTCATTGGCGGTGACACCACTCGCGGACCACTTTCCATTACGGTATCTATTAAAGGATCGGTGCCTGCAACCCAAGCTTTACGGCGTTCAGGTGCCAAAGTCGACGATCAGATTTATGTCAGTGGTCGCTTAGGTGCTGCTGCCTTGGCAGTGCAACAACGCTTACATTATTTGTCTATCGATGCAGAGGCTCTAAGGCCGTGTCAGCTCAGAATGGAATATCCACAACCACGTTGCGAACTAGGGCTGGCTTTGCGTGATATAGCCAGCAGTGCGCTTGATCTGTCGGATGGCCTTGCTGGTGATTTGATGCACATCCTGCGCGCATCGAATGTAGCGGCAAAAATCGAATTAACTGATCTGCCAATTGATCTCGCTGTTAATCAAAGTGTAACGCCTGAACAAGCGTTGCAACTGGCCTTGGGCGGAGGGGATGATTATGAATTGTGTTTTACCGCACCACCAGAGCAGGAAAATACAATCCAGAACTTAGCGGAAACACTGGATCTGCCATTAACTCGGATTGGCACTATCATCACCGGCGCTCCGAAAATATTCTGGTATCATCACGGCAACTCGGTTGAATTACATATCAATGGTTGGGAGCATTTTCACCATGGCGAAACTGGAAAAACATCATAA
- the nusB gene encoding transcription antitermination factor NusB, whose translation MKPAERRKARHLALQAIYQWQLAKDNVADIVEQFKLEQPTKGVDMPYFELLLTGVATNVTNLDATFSPFLSRKLDDLDQIDKGVLRLACYELTYCKDVPYKVVINEAIELAKSFATDDSHKFVNGVLDKVVKQMGLRQ comes from the coding sequence TTGAAACCTGCTGAACGCCGTAAGGCGCGCCATCTTGCCCTGCAAGCAATTTATCAGTGGCAACTGGCTAAAGACAACGTGGCCGATATCGTTGAACAGTTCAAATTAGAACAGCCAACGAAAGGTGTTGATATGCCTTATTTTGAGCTGTTGTTGACTGGCGTTGCTACTAATGTCACCAATCTGGATGCGACTTTCTCACCGTTCCTGTCGCGTAAACTCGACGATCTGGATCAGATTGATAAAGGTGTATTGCGTCTGGCTTGTTATGAGCTGACCTATTGCAAAGATGTGCCATACAAGGTCGTTATCAACGAAGCGATTGAGTTGGCAAAATCTTTTGCAACCGATGACAGCCATAAATTTGTGAATGGCGTATTAGATAAAGTCGTCAAACAGATGGGCCTGCGTCAGTAA
- the ribE gene encoding 6,7-dimethyl-8-ribityllumazine synthase, with protein sequence MKVIEGVIPAPQAKVAIVVSRFNSFINDRLVEGALDTLKRQGQIADENITLVKVPGAVELPLAAKRLAKSKQFDGIVALGCVIRGGTAHFEYVSGECAKGLAQVSLESEIPVAFGVLTTENIEQAIERAGTKAGNKGVEAALSTLEMINVMNALGA encoded by the coding sequence ATGAAAGTGATTGAAGGCGTTATCCCGGCTCCACAAGCCAAAGTAGCGATCGTAGTGTCTCGCTTTAACAGTTTCATTAACGACCGTCTGGTAGAGGGCGCACTGGATACGCTGAAGCGTCAGGGCCAAATCGCTGACGAAAACATCACTTTAGTTAAAGTACCAGGTGCAGTTGAACTGCCGCTGGCGGCGAAACGTCTGGCTAAAAGCAAACAATTCGATGGGATTGTTGCGCTAGGTTGTGTGATCCGTGGTGGTACTGCTCACTTTGAATATGTGTCTGGCGAATGTGCTAAAGGTCTGGCGCAGGTTTCACTGGAATCAGAAATTCCGGTGGCGTTTGGTGTGTTGACCACAGAAAACATCGAGCAGGCCATTGAACGCGCTGGCACAAAAGCTGGTAACAAAGGTGTGGAAGCTGCACTGAGTACTTTAGAAATGATTAATGTCATGAACGCTCTGGGCGCATGA
- the ribBA gene encoding bifunctional 3,4-dihydroxy-2-butanone-4-phosphate synthase/GTP cyclohydrolase II, with the protein MAISKIEEIIEDFRQGKMVILMDDEDRENEGDILMAASMVRPEDINFMAKYGRGLICLTLSKARCKQLNLPLMVDKNEAQFSTNFTVSIEAAEGVTTGISAADRARTVQAAVAPDAKPSDVVQPGHIFPLMAQDGGVLTRNGHTEAGCDLARLAGLEPAAVIVEILNEDGTMARRPDLEVFAAEHGLKLGTIAELIEYRNQHETTIQKVSQCHMPTEYGDFELTTFRDTIDNQVHFALSKPQQDPTKPVLVRVHLHDYLNDVLNSQRGDLRSWPLDKAMSRINDEGGILVIIGHENSQQDLLARIDHYAAVDAGQSTEICKPKSASRRVGVGSQILKAMGVKQMRLLSSPKRYVLSGFGLEVVEYISE; encoded by the coding sequence ATGGCTATCAGTAAAATTGAAGAAATTATTGAAGATTTTCGTCAGGGTAAAATGGTCATTCTGATGGATGACGAAGATCGTGAAAATGAAGGCGATATTCTGATGGCGGCCTCAATGGTGCGCCCGGAAGATATCAATTTCATGGCCAAATACGGTCGTGGGTTGATCTGTCTGACTTTGTCTAAAGCGCGTTGCAAACAACTCAATCTGCCATTGATGGTGGATAAAAACGAAGCACAATTCTCAACCAACTTCACAGTCTCTATCGAAGCGGCAGAAGGTGTTACCACTGGTATTTCAGCTGCCGATCGTGCGCGCACTGTGCAAGCAGCGGTAGCTCCAGATGCCAAACCCAGTGATGTTGTGCAACCAGGCCATATCTTCCCATTGATGGCACAAGATGGTGGTGTGTTGACCCGTAACGGCCACACTGAAGCTGGTTGTGATCTAGCTCGTCTGGCAGGGCTGGAACCGGCTGCAGTGATCGTGGAGATCCTGAATGAAGACGGCACCATGGCGCGCCGTCCAGACTTGGAAGTTTTCGCGGCAGAGCATGGCTTGAAACTGGGTACGATTGCGGAACTGATCGAATATCGTAATCAGCATGAAACGACGATCCAGAAAGTATCGCAGTGTCACATGCCAACCGAATACGGTGATTTTGAACTGACGACCTTCCGCGATACCATCGACAATCAGGTGCATTTTGCGCTGAGCAAACCGCAACAAGATCCGACTAAGCCGGTGTTGGTGCGTGTGCATTTGCATGATTACCTCAATGATGTACTCAACAGCCAACGCGGTGATCTGCGTAGCTGGCCACTTGATAAAGCCATGAGCCGCATCAATGATGAAGGTGGAATTCTGGTGATCATCGGTCATGAGAATAGTCAGCAAGATCTGTTGGCCCGAATTGATCATTACGCCGCAGTCGATGCGGGTCAGTCTACCGAAATTTGTAAGCCAAAATCGGCGTCCCGTCGGGTTGGTGTTGGTTCGCAGATCCTGAAAGCGATGGGGGTCAAACAGATGCGTCTGTTGAGTTCACCAAAGCGTTACGTGCTGTCCGGCTTTGGTTTAGAAGTTGTGGAATATATCAGCGAATAA
- a CDS encoding riboflavin synthase, translating into MFTGIIEAVGTLAALQPKGEDVSVRVKSGKLDLSDVKLGDSIATNGVCLTVVQLTVDGYVADLSLETLQRSSFAHYQAGQKVNLERALTPDTRLGGHLVSGHVDGVGEIVSVHQLGRAKEYWIKAPDELAKYIAEKGSITVDGISLTVNAVDGARFKLTIVPHTSAETTVLDWQTGVKVNLEVDVIARYLERLLLGDKAAQSSQSNITMEMLARNGFLR; encoded by the coding sequence ATGTTTACCGGAATTATTGAAGCGGTCGGGACACTGGCGGCATTACAACCGAAAGGTGAAGATGTTTCTGTTCGGGTGAAAAGCGGCAAGCTGGATCTTTCTGATGTGAAGCTGGGTGATTCTATTGCTACTAATGGTGTGTGTCTGACGGTTGTACAATTAACCGTTGATGGTTATGTCGCTGATTTGTCGTTAGAAACCTTACAACGTAGTAGCTTCGCACACTATCAGGCCGGACAAAAAGTCAATCTGGAGCGCGCGTTAACACCCGATACTCGTTTAGGTGGGCATCTGGTTTCTGGCCATGTCGATGGTGTTGGTGAAATTGTTTCCGTGCATCAGCTGGGGCGTGCCAAAGAGTATTGGATCAAAGCGCCGGATGAACTGGCCAAATACATTGCCGAAAAAGGCTCAATTACCGTGGACGGTATTAGTTTGACTGTCAATGCCGTCGATGGTGCTCGGTTTAAACTGACCATCGTGCCGCACACCAGCGCAGAAACGACCGTGCTCGATTGGCAGACTGGCGTGAAAGTAAATTTAGAAGTGGATGTGATTGCTCGTTATCTGGAACGGTTGTTGCTCGGCGATAAAGCTGCGCAATCATCACAGAGCAATATCACGATGGAAATGTTGGCTAGAAACGGTTTTCTACGCTAA